Proteins encoded within one genomic window of Prochlorococcus marinus str. MIT 9515:
- a CDS encoding tRNA (cytidine(34)-2'-O)-methyltransferase, protein MEISLFEPRIPQNTGSIARTCAAFDITLNLIEPLGFKLEDKYLKRAGLDYWPLVKLNNYPNFKKFKESKKNKRIIAFSKKNGIYLNRFRFLKDDILLFGREDTGLPESVINGSNSLISIFMPNVELSNNDKKGVRSLNLSVACGIAIYEANKQINFQTGN, encoded by the coding sequence TTGGAAATCTCACTTTTTGAACCGCGGATTCCTCAAAATACTGGTAGTATCGCTAGAACGTGTGCTGCTTTTGACATAACATTAAATCTTATAGAGCCATTAGGTTTTAAATTAGAAGATAAATATTTAAAAAGAGCTGGTCTTGATTACTGGCCTTTAGTTAAATTAAATAATTATCCTAATTTTAAAAAATTTAAGGAATCAAAAAAAAATAAAAGAATTATCGCCTTTAGCAAAAAAAATGGTATTTATCTGAACAGATTTAGATTCTTAAAAGATGATATTTTATTATTTGGAAGAGAAGATACAGGATTACCAGAAAGCGTTATTAACGGTAGTAATTCATTAATATCAATTTTCATGCCTAATGTAGAATTATCTAATAATGATAAAAAAGGTGTTAGGAGTCTTAATTTATCAGTTGCGTGCGGAATAGCAATTTATGAGGCTAATAAACAAATAAATTTTCAAACTGGTAATTAA
- a CDS encoding peroxiredoxin: MSLRVGQEAPNFTATAVYDQEFKEITLSSYKGKWVVLFFYPLDFTFVCPTEITAFSDEYEKFSALNTEILGVSVDSKHCHLAWIQTPRNEGGIGDINYPLVSDLKREICQEYNVLNDDGEADRGLFLINPQGIVMHTTVNKAPVGRNVDETLRILQGYQYVAANPDEVCPANWTPGEKTMLEDPKGSKEYFSAL; encoded by the coding sequence ATGAGTTTAAGAGTTGGCCAAGAAGCACCAAATTTCACTGCAACAGCAGTTTATGATCAAGAATTTAAAGAGATAACTCTTTCAAGTTACAAAGGTAAGTGGGTTGTTTTATTCTTCTATCCACTAGATTTTACATTTGTATGTCCAACTGAAATTACTGCCTTTAGTGATGAATACGAAAAATTTTCTGCATTAAATACCGAAATACTCGGAGTATCCGTAGATAGTAAGCATTGTCATTTAGCATGGATACAAACACCAAGAAATGAAGGTGGTATTGGTGATATTAATTATCCATTAGTTTCAGATTTAAAACGAGAAATTTGCCAAGAATACAATGTTCTTAATGATGATGGAGAAGCAGATAGGGGTTTATTCCTTATTAATCCGCAAGGAATAGTAATGCATACCACAGTAAATAAAGCACCTGTAGGACGTAATGTAGACGAAACGTTAAGGATACTTCAAGGCTACCAATATGTTGCAGCTAATCCTGATGAGGTCTGTCCCGCAAACTGGACTCCAGGAGAAAAAACAATGTTAGAAGATCCAAAAGGAAGTAAAGAATACTTTTCTGCACTCTAG
- the rpmF gene encoding 50S ribosomal protein L32, whose product MAVPKKKKSKSKRNHRHAVWKGKAALAAQKAISLGKSVLTGKAQGFVYPIDEEEESEE is encoded by the coding sequence ATGGCTGTCCCTAAGAAGAAAAAATCAAAAAGCAAGAGAAATCACAGACATGCTGTATGGAAAGGTAAAGCAGCGTTGGCAGCACAAAAAGCTATTTCACTAGGTAAATCTGTTTTAACTGGTAAAGCTCAAGGATTTGTATATCCTATTGACGAGGAAGAAGAGAGTGAAGAATAA
- a CDS encoding cofactor assembly of complex C subunit B, which yields MNFNGKSLIIIGSILFFFQLGNFFSIDSISPALERAQVLAAISSVIIVLIGFLFKQFNPNLGERVDLIGENRFIFDPELSSEILDELAWGSETILTSTAAATILIHNDGKNILRRGIISNDVFKPRETCLRSVKDMKLISLANTKFYPGRDEFFSFCPNIPSVLIVPINKKSFILIGGWSYRCFTKSDEKWINNWAKKLNNLFLKNSY from the coding sequence ATGAATTTTAATGGTAAATCGTTAATAATTATTGGCTCCATACTTTTTTTCTTTCAATTAGGAAATTTCTTTTCAATTGATTCAATATCCCCCGCACTTGAAAGAGCTCAAGTTTTAGCAGCTATCTCATCAGTAATCATTGTATTAATAGGTTTTTTATTTAAACAATTTAATCCAAATCTTGGAGAAAGAGTTGATTTAATAGGGGAAAATAGATTTATATTTGATCCTGAATTATCATCAGAAATATTAGATGAATTGGCTTGGGGATCAGAGACAATATTAACTTCAACAGCTGCGGCTACTATATTAATTCACAACGATGGTAAAAATATTTTAAGAAGAGGTATTATTTCCAATGATGTTTTTAAACCTCGAGAAACTTGTTTGAGATCTGTGAAAGATATGAAATTAATTTCTTTAGCTAACACGAAGTTTTATCCAGGAAGAGATGAATTCTTCAGTTTTTGCCCAAATATACCTTCTGTGCTTATAGTTCCTATAAATAAAAAATCTTTTATTTTAATAGGAGGATGGAGTTATAGATGTTTTACAAAATCAGATGAAAAATGGATTAATAATTGGGCAAAAAAATTAAACAATCTATTTTTGAAAAATAGTTATTAA
- a CDS encoding YkgJ family cysteine cluster protein yields MKSWSCIENCGACCRFDLAERKNISSVLSRKDIDLINSMTRKDGWCKYFDKSKKACMIYESRPHFCRVSEFSKSFKAYLKKGDKFLIECCNQHISSIYGRKSKQMKAFKTAISTK; encoded by the coding sequence ATGAAGTCATGGAGTTGTATAGAAAATTGTGGAGCTTGTTGTCGTTTTGATTTAGCTGAGAGAAAAAACATATCAAGTGTACTAAGTCGTAAAGATATTGATTTAATAAATTCAATGACAAGGAAGGATGGTTGGTGTAAATATTTTGATAAATCAAAAAAAGCGTGCATGATTTATGAATCTAGACCTCATTTTTGTCGTGTAAGTGAATTTTCAAAATCATTCAAAGCTTATTTAAAAAAAGGAGATAAATTTTTAATAGAATGCTGTAATCAACATATATCATCAATTTATGGGAGAAAAAGTAAACAAATGAAGGCTTTTAAAACGGCTATTTCTACAAAATGA
- the ftsH gene encoding ATP-dependent zinc metalloprotease FtsH: MFFKSNFSYSNSNKSYSDLILELDSGNIESIYFYPRKREIDVLYKNGRKEKVPILYNDQLILEKASENNVDLTINNSRKEYSAANSIASIGLFFIFLIAIVLILRSTSKLASRALGFGKSKSKFVTIDDVDTRFDDVAGVPEAAEELKEVIKFLNEPKRFTDLGAKVPKGVLLIGPPGTGKTLLAKAIAGESGVPFLSIAASEFVELFVGVGASRVRDLFVKAKEKSPCIIFIDEIDSIGRQRGSGIGGGNDEREQTLNQLLTELDGFSDNSGIIVIAATNRPDILDSALLRPGRFDRKIEVMLPDLDGRKKILSVHSLSKPLSKNVDLGYWATRTVGFSGADLANLMNESAIHCAREESKLICDIHIENALDKVTLGLRTSIISSHNMKKIIAYNEVGRAIVSAVKNGIDSVDKITILPRSGYLGGYTKLNPDEDIVSSGLISKKLLLSKIEIALAGRAAETIVFGKNEITQCSINDISYATNIVREMVTKYGFSIIGPLSLESRNNNFMGDGFVRNNSIIADNTYSKIDNEIINISKISLNNAINILSKNRILLDKLVEILINKETIDNNTFKKITHNLLKV; encoded by the coding sequence GTGTTCTTTAAATCAAATTTTTCTTATTCAAATTCTAATAAAAGTTATTCTGATCTCATATTAGAACTAGATTCGGGAAACATAGAATCAATATATTTCTATCCTCGAAAGAGAGAAATCGATGTTTTGTACAAGAATGGGAGAAAGGAAAAAGTACCCATACTATACAATGACCAATTAATTCTTGAAAAAGCATCTGAAAATAATGTTGATCTAACTATCAATAACAGTCGTAAAGAATATTCGGCAGCAAATTCAATAGCATCAATTGGACTCTTTTTTATTTTTTTAATAGCTATAGTTTTAATATTGAGAAGCACTTCTAAACTTGCTTCGAGAGCTTTAGGTTTTGGAAAAAGTAAATCTAAATTTGTCACCATTGATGATGTTGATACACGATTTGATGATGTTGCAGGAGTCCCTGAAGCAGCGGAAGAATTAAAAGAAGTTATTAAATTTCTTAATGAACCAAAAAGGTTTACAGATTTAGGAGCAAAAGTGCCCAAGGGTGTTTTATTAATTGGTCCTCCTGGAACTGGTAAAACATTATTAGCTAAAGCAATTGCAGGTGAGTCAGGAGTTCCTTTTCTTTCTATAGCTGCTTCAGAATTTGTTGAACTATTTGTTGGTGTTGGTGCAAGTAGAGTTAGAGACTTATTTGTAAAAGCAAAAGAAAAGTCTCCATGTATTATATTTATTGATGAGATTGACTCTATCGGTAGACAAAGAGGCTCAGGAATAGGCGGAGGTAATGATGAAAGAGAGCAAACTCTTAATCAGCTTTTAACAGAACTAGATGGGTTTTCAGATAATTCAGGAATAATCGTTATAGCTGCCACAAATAGGCCAGATATTCTTGACTCAGCTCTTCTAAGGCCAGGACGATTTGACAGAAAAATTGAAGTCATGTTACCTGATTTAGATGGTAGAAAGAAAATACTTTCAGTTCATTCCTTATCGAAACCACTTTCAAAAAATGTAGATTTGGGATATTGGGCTACACGAACAGTAGGTTTTTCAGGAGCTGATCTAGCAAATTTAATGAATGAAAGCGCTATTCATTGTGCTAGAGAGGAATCTAAATTAATTTGTGATATCCATATAGAAAATGCTTTAGATAAAGTTACTTTAGGTCTACGTACATCAATTATTTCATCTCATAATATGAAAAAAATAATTGCTTATAACGAGGTTGGACGTGCAATTGTATCAGCCGTTAAAAATGGTATTGATTCAGTTGATAAAATAACAATTCTTCCGAGATCTGGTTATTTAGGCGGTTATACTAAATTAAATCCAGACGAAGATATTGTATCAAGTGGATTAATTTCGAAGAAATTATTATTATCTAAAATTGAAATAGCTTTGGCAGGCAGAGCTGCTGAAACAATAGTATTTGGCAAAAATGAAATTACTCAATGCTCAATTAATGACATATCTTATGCGACAAACATTGTTAGAGAGATGGTAACTAAATATGGATTTTCTATAATAGGTCCTCTATCTCTTGAAAGTCGTAACAATAATTTCATGGGAGATGGTTTTGTTAGAAATAATTCAATAATAGCCGACAATACTTACTCCAAAATAGATAATGAAATTATTAATATTTCAAAAATTTCTCTCAATAATGCTATTAATATTTTAAGTAAAAACAGAATATTATTAGACAAATTAGTTGAAATTTTAATCAATAAAGAAACTATAGATAATAATACTTTTAAAAAAATAACTCATAATTTGTTAAAAGTATGA
- a CDS encoding bifunctional adenosylcobinamide kinase/adenosylcobinamide-phosphate guanylyltransferase gives MENHGNNFAKVIFITGGTKSGKSEFAEYLGRKLPKITYIALSESRPDDLNWQKKILQHRKRRPKNWALIETNNLVNVLKKDKGPILIDSIGGFIMESIYKNDEEWENQIHLLLNLLKNRIKTTLIVGEQVGWSLVSEYEIGNKYIERLGDLQKRITRISEENWLTINGRAIKLDKISIEIPF, from the coding sequence ATGGAAAATCATGGTAATAATTTTGCAAAAGTAATATTTATAACTGGGGGAACAAAGAGCGGTAAAAGCGAATTTGCAGAATATTTAGGTAGAAAATTACCAAAAATAACTTATATAGCCTTATCTGAGTCAAGACCAGACGATTTAAATTGGCAAAAAAAAATTCTTCAGCATCGTAAAAGAAGGCCTAAAAATTGGGCGTTAATAGAAACAAATAATCTTGTAAATGTATTAAAAAAAGACAAAGGTCCAATATTAATTGACTCTATAGGAGGCTTTATAATGGAGAGTATCTATAAAAATGATGAAGAATGGGAAAATCAAATACATTTGCTTTTAAATCTTTTAAAAAACAGAATAAAAACAACATTAATTGTTGGAGAACAAGTTGGTTGGAGTTTAGTTTCAGAATACGAAATTGGTAATAAATATATAGAAAGGCTTGGAGATCTTCAAAAAAGAATAACTAGAATTTCAGAAGAGAATTGGCTAACCATAAATGGTAGAGCAATAAAATTAGATAAAATTAGTATTGAAATACCTTTTTAG
- a CDS encoding TMEM165/GDT1 family protein: MILSLILSTFLTIFIAELGDKTQLATLTMSGTSNKPLAVFLGSSTALVLASLIGALAGGSISNFVPEIILKSIASLTFFILGIRIFINSFISNEAYNKERNIN; the protein is encoded by the coding sequence ATGATCTTAAGCTTAATTTTGTCGACATTCCTAACAATATTTATTGCTGAACTTGGAGACAAAACGCAGTTAGCCACTTTAACAATGAGTGGTACATCCAATAAACCATTAGCTGTTTTTTTAGGTTCTTCAACTGCTCTTGTTTTAGCAAGTTTAATAGGAGCATTAGCAGGTGGGTCAATCTCAAATTTTGTACCCGAAATTATATTGAAATCAATAGCATCATTAACTTTTTTTATTCTTGGGATTAGAATTTTTATAAATTCATTCATTTCAAATGAAGCTTATAATAAAGAAAGGAATATTAATTAG
- a CDS encoding TMEM165/GDT1 family protein has product MNINLEKEDKNVEKRFSSVFTTTFTAIFIAELGDKTQIATLMLSAESGKPVIVFLGSSIALISSSLVGVLIGKWLSNKISPNKFAFFTGLLMILISLFLGYDIIRPFI; this is encoded by the coding sequence ATGAATATTAATTTAGAAAAAGAAGACAAAAACGTCGAAAAAAGATTTTCATCTGTTTTTACAACAACATTTACAGCTATATTTATTGCTGAACTTGGCGATAAAACGCAAATAGCAACATTAATGTTATCAGCAGAATCGGGAAAACCAGTTATTGTTTTCTTAGGTAGTTCAATAGCATTAATAAGTTCTAGCCTAGTAGGTGTTTTAATTGGTAAATGGCTATCAAATAAAATTTCTCCTAATAAATTTGCCTTTTTTACAGGTTTATTAATGATACTAATTAGTTTATTCTTAGGATATGACATTATTAGACCTTTCATATAA
- a CDS encoding DUF565 domain-containing protein has translation MQQTKFSRINDQFNKLLFGFLSSSWKSKSINIISVLTGYFLFANFVTKFISEGRNELIMVPIIILIIEIIIRIRPSTSSGFFNLWSILDKVRIGATYAVILEAFKLGS, from the coding sequence GTGCAACAAACTAAATTCTCAAGAATTAATGATCAATTTAATAAATTATTGTTTGGTTTTTTAAGTTCTTCCTGGAAATCAAAATCTATCAATATTATCTCTGTTTTGACAGGTTATTTTTTATTTGCAAATTTTGTGACTAAATTCATTTCTGAAGGTCGAAATGAATTAATAATGGTTCCCATAATAATCTTGATTATTGAAATAATTATTAGGATTAGACCATCCACAAGTTCTGGTTTCTTTAACCTTTGGTCAATATTAGATAAAGTTCGAATTGGAGCAACATATGCTGTGATTCTTGAAGCATTTAAATTAGGATCTTGA
- a CDS encoding HAD-IA family hydrolase, producing the protein MTNLEGVYWDLDGTIANTELEAHLPAFNYAFNDFNLNWNWDINTYIELLKINGGKNRISYYSKLINKFIDNEEVKRIHERKQYHYINYVRKNNVISLKTGVYRLIKELKKKEVRQFIVTSSSKRQASLITNQLFKEFNPFEFIISSDDVKFHKPHPMPYLKAMKISGIEFNKSIVFEDSSPGLRSSLAARLPTIFVPSNIPAVIDSDIDLNCFIDSLGNESCKSNVIKGPKLDSNYVDCAYLEKYLLTF; encoded by the coding sequence GTGACTAACCTTGAGGGTGTTTATTGGGATTTAGATGGAACAATTGCTAATACTGAATTAGAAGCTCATTTACCGGCATTTAATTATGCTTTTAATGACTTTAATCTAAATTGGAATTGGGACATAAATACATACATAGAGCTTTTAAAAATTAATGGAGGTAAGAATAGAATTTCTTATTATTCAAAATTAATAAATAAGTTTATTGATAATGAAGAAGTCAAAAGGATTCACGAAAGAAAACAATATCATTACATTAATTATGTTAGAAAAAATAATGTCATTTCACTTAAAACAGGTGTTTATAGATTAATAAAGGAATTAAAGAAAAAAGAAGTTAGACAGTTCATAGTAACTTCAAGCTCTAAAAGGCAAGCTAGTCTGATAACTAATCAATTATTTAAAGAATTTAATCCATTTGAATTTATCATTTCAAGTGATGATGTTAAATTTCATAAACCACATCCCATGCCTTACTTAAAAGCCATGAAAATAAGTGGTATTGAATTTAATAAATCAATAGTTTTTGAAGATTCGTCTCCAGGACTTAGATCCTCCTTAGCTGCTAGGCTTCCCACTATTTTTGTTCCTTCAAATATACCGGCTGTTATTGATAGTGATATAGATTTAAATTGTTTTATAGATAGTCTAGGTAATGAAAGTTGCAAATCTAATGTAATTAAAGGACCAAAGTTAGATAGTAATTATGTAGATTGCGCCTATCTTGAAAAATATTTATTGACATTTTAA
- a CDS encoding RNB domain-containing ribonuclease → MFSTSSIIDKLKQEEGLEYKKLCRLLKLSKNADKDKLDIALRALEELEIIDKNENNEYFNVKESNHLVARIRCSSKGYCFAVRENNKEDIYIKENLLNCAWNGDKVLVRIIKEGVRRRSPEGIVDCILERTNQILLAKVEVINEEIYGVPIDDRILSKIKLPKEDEKYKYIPDNKNIVKIEIDLFPIGQQDGVGHVIKELKLNNNEKLDADFVLSKSNLNRIIKLKDPKIAGKNELPRLDLTNKNSYMFKSWNGENSPTLPIFQIDKNKDDSYKLWVHTNTIAEKIDLSSKKGLEVFFNSFESFPLLEKWQPYISEEICNSSKFNVGEINEAISLCIDINTENEITNWSFHLTKVKCTLLVENKHLDALLTRKSSTRITSRILKPIKDYIEDLDKIIEISKFFRTKQILHGKIEIPKPNSNIDSLRELLVHNPVDYSKEYFEPLNNNDIQSYLSPLLYEANSLWFKHSNKYGLINASYISQELDYINISEIIKNSELINSDIELNENGTLTFKQLVELCSDDDNKKRILHKLLINVLRDNEVKLITKDFNKIDSKKIISPWTLPSYDFINLINQYNIYNMIINGKRTKNTKGNIINIMEKDTWKDVSWSIYNSTTLKSMDLLFNQHLIDKINEYKNKVRQFKLNMINIKQVRKAEKLIGNTYSGLIMTVQSYGFFVEIRELFVEGLVHVSTLSNDWYEYRSRQNVLIGRKSKKSYKIGDIIDVKIIKVDILKYQIDLELV, encoded by the coding sequence ATGTTTTCAACCTCCTCAATAATTGATAAATTAAAACAAGAGGAAGGATTGGAATATAAAAAATTATGCAGATTATTAAAATTATCAAAAAATGCGGATAAAGATAAGTTAGATATTGCATTAAGAGCATTAGAAGAACTTGAAATAATAGATAAAAATGAAAATAATGAATATTTCAATGTTAAAGAAAGTAATCATTTAGTTGCGAGGATTAGATGTAGCAGCAAGGGATATTGCTTTGCAGTTAGAGAAAACAATAAGGAAGATATATACATCAAAGAAAATTTACTTAATTGTGCCTGGAATGGAGATAAAGTTCTTGTAAGAATAATAAAAGAAGGAGTTAGAAGAAGATCACCTGAAGGAATAGTAGATTGTATACTTGAAAGAACAAACCAAATACTTTTAGCAAAAGTTGAAGTAATCAACGAGGAGATATATGGAGTACCTATTGATGACAGAATTCTATCTAAAATAAAACTCCCAAAAGAAGATGAAAAATATAAATATATTCCTGATAATAAAAATATTGTAAAAATAGAGATTGACCTATTCCCAATTGGACAACAAGACGGAGTTGGTCATGTCATAAAGGAATTAAAACTAAATAATAACGAAAAACTAGATGCAGATTTCGTATTATCTAAAAGTAATCTTAATAGAATTATCAAACTTAAAGATCCAAAAATTGCTGGAAAAAATGAACTTCCAAGATTAGATTTAACGAATAAAAATTCATATATGTTCAAAAGTTGGAATGGTGAAAATTCACCAACACTTCCAATATTTCAAATAGACAAAAATAAAGATGATTCATATAAACTCTGGGTTCACACAAATACAATTGCAGAAAAAATAGATCTAAGTAGTAAGAAGGGCTTAGAAGTATTTTTTAATAGTTTTGAATCATTCCCTTTGCTAGAAAAATGGCAACCTTATATTAGTGAGGAAATATGCAATTCTTCAAAATTTAATGTAGGAGAAATTAATGAAGCTATAAGTTTATGTATAGATATTAATACTGAGAATGAAATAACAAACTGGTCATTCCATTTGACAAAAGTAAAATGTACACTTTTAGTGGAGAATAAACATTTAGATGCCCTATTAACGAGGAAAAGTAGTACTAGAATTACGTCGAGAATCCTCAAACCTATTAAGGATTACATAGAAGATTTAGATAAAATTATAGAAATATCTAAGTTTTTTAGAACAAAACAAATATTGCATGGAAAAATTGAGATACCAAAACCAAATAGTAATATAGATTCTTTAAGGGAATTATTAGTCCACAATCCTGTTGACTATTCAAAGGAATATTTTGAACCATTAAATAATAATGATATTCAATCATATTTATCACCTTTACTATACGAGGCTAATTCATTATGGTTTAAACATTCAAATAAATACGGCTTAATTAATGCTTCATATATTTCCCAAGAGTTAGATTACATAAATATTAGTGAAATTATTAAAAATTCAGAATTAATAAATAGTGATATCGAGCTAAATGAAAATGGCACCTTAACATTTAAGCAATTAGTTGAATTATGTAGCGATGATGATAATAAAAAAAGAATTTTGCATAAGTTATTAATAAATGTTTTAAGAGATAATGAAGTGAAACTGATAACAAAAGATTTTAATAAAATAGATTCTAAAAAAATTATTTCACCATGGACTTTACCATCATACGATTTTATAAATTTAATTAATCAATACAATATCTATAACATGATAATAAATGGTAAAAGAACCAAAAATACTAAAGGAAATATTATTAATATTATGGAAAAGGACACTTGGAAAGATGTTAGTTGGAGTATTTATAATTCAACAACTTTAAAAAGTATGGATTTATTATTTAATCAACATTTAATAGACAAAATTAACGAATATAAAAATAAAGTAAGGCAATTCAAGTTAAATATGATTAATATAAAACAAGTAAGAAAAGCAGAAAAACTTATAGGAAATACATATAGCGGTTTAATAATGACAGTTCAAAGTTATGGCTTTTTCGTTGAGATAAGAGAGTTATTTGTGGAAGGTTTAGTACATGTAAGTACCCTAAGTAATGATTGGTACGAATATAGATCTCGACAAAACGTATTAATTGGCAGAAAATCAAAGAAATCTTATAAGATTGGAGATATAATTGATGTCAAAATTATTAAGGTTGATATTCTTAAATATCAAATAGATCTTGAACTTGTTTAG